In Candidatus Contubernalis alkalaceticus, the following proteins share a genomic window:
- a CDS encoding DUF523 domain-containing protein, with product MIIVSACLLGINCKYNGKNNRNPFVLELGKKVPLIPVCPEQLGGLPTPRVGAEIIGGAGKEVLGKTAQVVNQQGEEVTSFFLKGAAETLRLAEITGSNTAILKSHSPSCGSGFIYSGDFDGKLKEGEGVTAALLKEKGLLVLNENIFSDNQKGKDLKR from the coding sequence GTGATTATAGTCAGTGCTTGCCTCTTGGGGATCAACTGTAAATATAATGGGAAAAACAACCGGAATCCCTTTGTGCTGGAATTGGGGAAAAAGGTGCCCCTGATCCCTGTATGTCCTGAACAGTTAGGCGGCCTTCCTACCCCCCGGGTTGGTGCGGAAATAATTGGTGGAGCCGGTAAAGAAGTCTTAGGGAAAACGGCCCAGGTGGTAAATCAACAAGGGGAAGAGGTTACCTCTTTTTTTTTGAAAGGGGCGGCTGAGACGCTGCGACTGGCAGAGATCACCGGCTCCAATACGGCTATATTAAAATCCCACAGTCCCTCCTGCGGCTCAGGGTTCATTTATAGTGGAGATTTTGATGGAAAATTGAAAGAGGGAGAAGGTGTCACGGCAGCTCTCTTGAAAGAAAAAGGACTGCTGGTTTTAAATGAAAACATATTTTCTGATAACCAAAAGGGAAAGGATTTAAAGAGGTGA